From the genome of Malus sylvestris chromosome 6, drMalSylv7.2, whole genome shotgun sequence, one region includes:
- the LOC126624971 gene encoding protein MOTHER of FT and TFL1-like: MHCLAFLFFLVFAPNFLPDLMAASVDPLVVGRVIGDVVDMFVPTLSMSVYFGSKHVTNGCDIKPSMAINPPKITFTGHPGELYTLVMTDPDAPSPSEPSMREWVHWIVSDIPGGTNPLRGKEILPYVGPRPPVGIHRYILVLFQQKAPVGLVEQPPSRAHFNTRFFAAQLDLGLPVSTVYFNCQKEPANRRR; encoded by the exons ATGCATTGCTTAGCTTTCCTTTTCTTCCTAGTTTTTGCTCCTAATTTCCTTCCTGATCTCATGGCTGCCTCCGTTGATCCTCTCGTCGTCGGCCGAGTGATCGGCGATGTCGTGGACATGTTCGTCCCCACCCTGAGCATGTCAGTCTACTTTGGTTCCAAGCATGTCACCAATGGCTGTGACATCAAACCTTCCATGGCCATCAACCCCCCAAAAATCACCTTCACTGGTCACCCTGGCGAGCTCTACACCCTG GTGATGACTGACCCTGATGCTCCGAGTCCGAGTGAGCCAAGCATGAGGGAGTGGGTCCATTG GATCGTGTCTGATATCCCTGGAGGAACAAACCCTCTCAGAG GGAAAGAGATACTGCCGTACGTTGGTCCGAGGCCACCAGTGGGGATTCACCGCTACATTCTGGTGCTGTTTCAGCAGAAGGCTCCGGTGGGTTTGGTGGAGCAACCACCCTCTCGTGCCCATTTCAACACCCGCTTCTTTGCGGCGCAGCTCGACCTTGGACTGCCGGTTTCCACCGTCTACTTCAACTGCCAGAAGGAGCCAGCAAACAGGAGGCGCTGA
- the LOC126627012 gene encoding uncharacterized GPI-anchored protein At4g28100, which translates to MSFTIFFLYILFPAFPGLPNPDPASIQSFHPARTPSPSATIPAFPEQSDLAGCPLDLPNELFHGIKSACSATKGDSSDHLQRSRCCPALAAWLYSAYSATALGRVGRVSPAVSGQPYDLPLLPDDSETCVEDLGQALKTRGIELIKPNETCDVVYCYCGIRLHPLSCPEAFWENERGKLVGGAKVKKLERDCLSGGGNGFPGLGGCSKCLHSLYNLNKKKASDSSKLEDRTTKMHSKDCQLMGLTWLLAKNRTAYIHTVTSVFRAFMVSADGSDPRSCTLNSDGMPLAVDSSQISDQSSSNILAASVFFYLVMSLSLLFMLQLTLSSIQN; encoded by the exons ATGTCCTTCACCATCTTCTTCCTTTACATTCTCTTCCCTGCCTTCCCGGGTCTACCCAACCCGGACCCGGCTTCCATCCAGTCATTCCACCCGGCCCGAACTCCCTCCCCATCCGCTACAATCCCTGCATTCCCAGAACAATCCGACTTAGCCGGGTGCCCGCTGGACCTCCCCAATGAGCTCTTCCACGGCATAAAGTCTGCCTGCTCCGCCACCAAAGGTGACTCCTCTGACCACCTACAGCGAAGCAGGTGCTGCCCTGCGCTCGCGGCGTGGCTCTACTCTGCCTACTCTGCCACCGCTCTCGGCAGAGTAGGCAGGGTGAGCCCAGCAGTGTCGGGTCAGCCTTATGATCTGCCACTGCTGCCAGACGACTCGGAAACTTGCGTCGAGGACTTGGGACAGGCGCTGAAAACAAGAGGAATTGAGCTAATCAAGCCGAATGAAACCTGTGATGTTGTGTATTGCTATTGCGGGATAAGATTGCACCCCTTGAGCTGTcccgaggccttttgggagaaCGAAAGGGGGAAGCTTGTTGGGGGTGCGAaggtgaagaagttggagagaGATTGCTTGAGCGGCGGCGGCAATGGGTTTCCGGGTCTTGGCGGCTGCTCCAAATGCTTGCACAGTCTCTACAAT CTTAACAAGAAGAAAGCTTCGGATTCAAGCAAATTAGAGGACAGGACCACCAAAATGCACAGCAAAGACTGTCAGTTGATGGGTCTCACTTGGCTCCTTGCCAAGAATCGGACGGCTTACATCCACACGGTGACATCTGTCTTCCGGGCTTTCATGGTAAGCGCCGACGGGTCTGATCCTCGGTCGTGCACGCTCAACAGCGATGGAATGCCTCTTGCCGTCGATTCTTCTCAAATTTCTGATCAGTCCTCATCCAACATCCTTGCAGCTTCCGTCTTTTTCTACCTTGTAATGTCACtttctttgttgtttatgtTGCAGCTTACCCTATCCTCCATCCAAAACTAG
- the LOC126626783 gene encoding laccase-1-like isoform X2, whose translation MESLSQHYSVLMLMLIILNGALPSCFSQKTRRFEFNVEWKNVTRLCNTKPLLTVNGEFPGPTIAVYEGDHVEIKVTNHVAENTTIHWHGVKQLRTGWADGPAYITQCPIRRGKTYTYKFTVEYQRGTLWWHAHYAWQRATVYGAFVIHPRMPFPFSAPIQEEFPIIFGEWWSSDVGKVEAEMKTGAGPNSSDAYTINGLPGPLYPCSNKDTFIKTVEHGKTYLLRIINAALNDELFFAVANHTLTVVEIDAVYTKPFTTSAIMVGPGQTTNVLLTANQVPDSSGAFLMAAWPYLTSVFPFDNSTTAGFLRYKNKKGDKTKYPPKAPSTFAPEKYNLPKMEDTKFVTKFNNKLRSLASTKYPCNVPKIVDKHVVIVISLNLQDCPANKTCKGYAGKRFAASMNNQSFIRPALSILESHYKKLRDAEYSTDFPEKPLKPFDYTGVDPVSENVNPKFGTKIMEVEHGTNLEIVLQGTSFLNTENHPIHVHGHNFFIVGMGFGNFNATKDPAKYNLVDPPERNTVAVPTGGWAAIRFKADNPGVWFIHCHLEEHTSWGLASGLIVKNGPKPSQCVLPPPDDLPSC comes from the exons ATGGAGAGTTTGAGCCAGCATTATAGTGTATTAATGCTCATGCTAATCATACTTAACGGGGCTTTACCGTCTTGTTTCTCGCAAAAAACACGACGCTTTGAGTTTAAT gttgAGTGGAAGAATGTAACTCGTTTGTGCAACACAAAGCCACTTCTAACAGTGAATGGAGAGTTTCCAGGGCCAACCATTGCTGTCTATGAAGGTGATCATGTTGAGATTAAGGTCACTAATCACGTTGCCGAAAACACCACCATCCATTG GCATGGTGTGAAGCAACTAAGAACAGGATGGGCAGACGGCCCAGCTTATATCACACAATGTCCTATAAGAAGGGGCAAGACTTACACATACAAGTTCACCGTGGAATACCAAAGAGGCACTCTCTGGTGGCATGCTCATTATGCCTGGCAACGAGCTACCGTTTATGGCGCCTTTGTCATCCATCCGCGCATGCCTTTTCCATTTTCCGCTCCGATTCAAGAAGAATTCCCCATCATTTTTG gtgaatggtggagttcAGATGTAGGTAAAGTGGAAGCTGAAATGAAGACTGGAGCTGGACCTAATAGTTCAGATGCTTATACCATCAATGGGTTGCCAGGACCACTATATCCTTGCTCCAACAAAG ATACCTTCATCAAAACTGTGGAACATGGAAAAACCTACTTGCTTAGAATTATCAATGCAGCACTCAACGATGAGCTTTTCTTTGCTGTGGCTAATCACACACTAACTGTCGTGGAGATTGATGCCGTGTACACCAAACCATTCACAACCTCAGCGATCATGGTAGGTCCTGGCCAAACCACCAACGTTTTGCTCACTGCAAATCAAGTCCCTGACTCCTCAGGTGCCTTTTTGATGGCGGCCTGGCCTTACCTCACCTCTGTTTTCCCTTTCGACAATTCCACCACAGCAGGTTTCTTGCGTTACAAGAACAAAAAGGGTGACAAAACTAAGTATCCCCCGAAAGCGCCGAGTACTTTTGCACCGGAAAAATACAACCTCCCTAAAATGGAAGACACGAAGTTTGTCACTAAATTTAATAACAAGCTCAGAAGCCTAGCCTCAACCAAGTATCCGTGCAACGTGCCTAAAATCGTCGACAAGCATGTTGTAATAGTTATAAGCCTAAATCTCCAAGATTGTCCGGCCAACAAAACCTGCAAGGGTTATGCTGGCAAGAGATTTGCAGCTTCTATGAACAACCAGTCCTTCATTCGTCCCGCCTTGTCGATTTTAGAATCACATTACAAGAAGCTCAGAGACGCCGAGTACTCCACCGATTTCCCAGAGAAGCCTTTGAAGCCGTTTGATTACACTGGTGTGGATCCAGTTTCGGAGAACGTGAACCCGAAATTTGGCACTAAGATTATGGAAGTGGAGCACGGAACAAACTTAGAAATTGTGCTACAAGGTACAAGTTTTCTTAACACTGAGAACCATCCAATTCATGTGCATGGACACAACTTTTTTATTGTCGGTATGGGGTTTGGAAACTTCAATGCTACCAAGGATCCGGCAAAGTACAACCTCGTTGACCCTCCGGAGAGAAACACGGTGGCAGTTCCAACCGGAGGATGGGCGGCGATTCGATTCAAGGCCGACAATCCGGGAGTTTGGTTCATTCATTGTCACCTTGAAGAGCATACTTCTTGGGGTCTTGCCTCGGGGCTTATTGTGAAAAATGGTCCCAAACCGTCTCAGTGTGTGCTTCCTCCCCCTGACGATCTTCCCTCATGCTGA
- the LOC126626783 gene encoding laccase-1-like isoform X1 has protein sequence MESLSQHYSVLMLMLIILNGALPSCFSQKTRRFEFNVEWKNVTRLCNTKPLLTVNGEFPGPTIAVYEGDHVEIKVTNHVAENTTIHWHGVKQLRTGWADGPAYITQCPIRRGKTYTYKFTVEYQRGTLWWHAHYAWQRATVYGAFVIHPRMPFPFSAPIQEEFPIIFGEWWSSDVGKVEAEMKTGAGPNSSDAYTINGLPGPLYPCSNKADTFIKTVEHGKTYLLRIINAALNDELFFAVANHTLTVVEIDAVYTKPFTTSAIMVGPGQTTNVLLTANQVPDSSGAFLMAAWPYLTSVFPFDNSTTAGFLRYKNKKGDKTKYPPKAPSTFAPEKYNLPKMEDTKFVTKFNNKLRSLASTKYPCNVPKIVDKHVVIVISLNLQDCPANKTCKGYAGKRFAASMNNQSFIRPALSILESHYKKLRDAEYSTDFPEKPLKPFDYTGVDPVSENVNPKFGTKIMEVEHGTNLEIVLQGTSFLNTENHPIHVHGHNFFIVGMGFGNFNATKDPAKYNLVDPPERNTVAVPTGGWAAIRFKADNPGVWFIHCHLEEHTSWGLASGLIVKNGPKPSQCVLPPPDDLPSC, from the exons ATGGAGAGTTTGAGCCAGCATTATAGTGTATTAATGCTCATGCTAATCATACTTAACGGGGCTTTACCGTCTTGTTTCTCGCAAAAAACACGACGCTTTGAGTTTAAT gttgAGTGGAAGAATGTAACTCGTTTGTGCAACACAAAGCCACTTCTAACAGTGAATGGAGAGTTTCCAGGGCCAACCATTGCTGTCTATGAAGGTGATCATGTTGAGATTAAGGTCACTAATCACGTTGCCGAAAACACCACCATCCATTG GCATGGTGTGAAGCAACTAAGAACAGGATGGGCAGACGGCCCAGCTTATATCACACAATGTCCTATAAGAAGGGGCAAGACTTACACATACAAGTTCACCGTGGAATACCAAAGAGGCACTCTCTGGTGGCATGCTCATTATGCCTGGCAACGAGCTACCGTTTATGGCGCCTTTGTCATCCATCCGCGCATGCCTTTTCCATTTTCCGCTCCGATTCAAGAAGAATTCCCCATCATTTTTG gtgaatggtggagttcAGATGTAGGTAAAGTGGAAGCTGAAATGAAGACTGGAGCTGGACCTAATAGTTCAGATGCTTATACCATCAATGGGTTGCCAGGACCACTATATCCTTGCTCCAACAAAG CAGATACCTTCATCAAAACTGTGGAACATGGAAAAACCTACTTGCTTAGAATTATCAATGCAGCACTCAACGATGAGCTTTTCTTTGCTGTGGCTAATCACACACTAACTGTCGTGGAGATTGATGCCGTGTACACCAAACCATTCACAACCTCAGCGATCATGGTAGGTCCTGGCCAAACCACCAACGTTTTGCTCACTGCAAATCAAGTCCCTGACTCCTCAGGTGCCTTTTTGATGGCGGCCTGGCCTTACCTCACCTCTGTTTTCCCTTTCGACAATTCCACCACAGCAGGTTTCTTGCGTTACAAGAACAAAAAGGGTGACAAAACTAAGTATCCCCCGAAAGCGCCGAGTACTTTTGCACCGGAAAAATACAACCTCCCTAAAATGGAAGACACGAAGTTTGTCACTAAATTTAATAACAAGCTCAGAAGCCTAGCCTCAACCAAGTATCCGTGCAACGTGCCTAAAATCGTCGACAAGCATGTTGTAATAGTTATAAGCCTAAATCTCCAAGATTGTCCGGCCAACAAAACCTGCAAGGGTTATGCTGGCAAGAGATTTGCAGCTTCTATGAACAACCAGTCCTTCATTCGTCCCGCCTTGTCGATTTTAGAATCACATTACAAGAAGCTCAGAGACGCCGAGTACTCCACCGATTTCCCAGAGAAGCCTTTGAAGCCGTTTGATTACACTGGTGTGGATCCAGTTTCGGAGAACGTGAACCCGAAATTTGGCACTAAGATTATGGAAGTGGAGCACGGAACAAACTTAGAAATTGTGCTACAAGGTACAAGTTTTCTTAACACTGAGAACCATCCAATTCATGTGCATGGACACAACTTTTTTATTGTCGGTATGGGGTTTGGAAACTTCAATGCTACCAAGGATCCGGCAAAGTACAACCTCGTTGACCCTCCGGAGAGAAACACGGTGGCAGTTCCAACCGGAGGATGGGCGGCGATTCGATTCAAGGCCGACAATCCGGGAGTTTGGTTCATTCATTGTCACCTTGAAGAGCATACTTCTTGGGGTCTTGCCTCGGGGCTTATTGTGAAAAATGGTCCCAAACCGTCTCAGTGTGTGCTTCCTCCCCCTGACGATCTTCCCTCATGCTGA
- the LOC126626337 gene encoding pentatricopeptide repeat-containing protein At4g02750, giving the protein MRGSYRFRQLHSGSSNFCSRSFKSQQPINIKDRTGNPTSQNPIPSKKTLTQKRRSMNKLSNSSDSEIVKSNMDITTQMRNGRCEAALLVFNAMPRRSPVSYNAMVSGYLANGKFDLAKDMFEKMPERDLVSWNVMLSGYVRNRDLGAARALFERMPEKDVVSWNAMLSGYAQNGYVDEARTIFQRMPDKNEISWNGLLAAYVQNGRVEDACRLFESKADWEAVSWNCLMGGFVKQKRLVNARQLFDRMPVRDEVSWNTMITGYAQNGQMSEARRLFEECPIRDVFAWTSMLSGYVQNGMLDEARSIFDEMPEKNSVSWNAMIAGYVQSKRMDMATKLFEAMPSRNASSWNTILTGYAQSGDIVCAKEIFDSMPRRDSISWAAIIAGYAQNGYSEEALQLFVEMKRDGERLTRSSFTCALSTCAEIAALELGKQLHGRMTKAGYETGCYVGNALLVMYCKCGSIEEAYDVFQGIAEKDVVSWNTMIYGYARHGFGLKALKVFDSMKAVGIKPDDVTMVGVLSACSHTGLVDRGTEYFYSMNQDYGITENSKHYTCMIDLLGRAGRLEEAQNLMRDMSFEPDAAMWGALLGASRIHGNTKLGEKAARIIFEMEPENAGMYVLLSNLYAASGRWGDVDKMRLKMRDKGVRKVPGYSWVEVQNKTHTFSVGDTIHPDKDKIYAFLEELDLKMKLEGYVSSTKLVLHDVEEEEKEHMLKYHSEKLAVAFGILSIPAGRPVRVIKNLRVCEDCHNAIKYISRIVARTIILRDSHRFHHFTGGNCSCGDYW; this is encoded by the exons ATGCGCGGGAGTTACCGTTTCAGACAGTTGCACAGCGGCAGCAGCAACTTCTGCTCCCGGTCATTCAAATCCCAGCAACCCATCAACATCAAGGACCGAACAGGAAATCCCACTTCTCAAAATCCAATCCCATCGAAGAAAACACTAACCCAGAAACGCAGATCCATGAACAAGTTATCCAACTCCTCCGACTCAGAAATTGTGAAATCGAACATGGACATCACCACCCAGATGCGCAACGGCCGGTGCGAAGCCGCTCTGCTTGTCTTCAACGCCATGCCCCGGCGGAGCCCCGTGTCTTATAACGCTATGGTATCTGGGTACCTAGCAAATGGCAAGTTTGATCTTGCAAAGGACATGTTTGAGAAAATGCCTGAGAGAGACCTGGTTTCATGGAATGTGATGCTTAGTGGGTATGTGAGGAACAGGGATCTTGGTGCCGCTCGTGCCTTGTTTGAACGAATGCCCGAGAAGGATGTTGTTTCGTGGAATGCTATGTTGTCCGGTTATGCCCAGAACGGGTACGTTGATGAGGCGAGGACGATTTTTCAAAGGATGCCGGATAAGAATGAGATTTCGTGGAATGGGTTGCTTGCAGCGTATGTGCAGAATGGAAGGGTAGAAGATGCTTGTAGGTTGTTTGAGTCGAAAGCAGATTGGGAAGCAGTTTCTTGGAATTGTTTGATGGGTGGATTTGTAAAACAAAAGAGATTGGTTAATGCTAGGCAGCTTTTTGACCGGATGCCTGTGAGGGATGAAGTTTCCTGGAATACCATGATCACGGGATATGCGCAGAATGGGCAAATGTCAGAAGCTAGGAGGTTATTTGAAGAGTGCCCAATTCGGGATGTGTTTGCATGGACATCAATGCTTTCGGGTTATGTGCAGAATGGAATGTTGGATGAAGCAAGAAGTATCTTTGATGAAATGCCAGAAAAGAATTCGGTTTCGTGGAATGCAATGATTGCAGGTTATGTACAAAGCAAGAGAATGGACATGGCAACGAAATTGTTTGAGGCAATGCCTTCTCGGAATGCCAGTTCATGGAATACCATTTTAACTGGCTATGCTCAGAGTGGTGATATTGTTTGTGCCAAGGAAATCTTTGATAGCATGCCTCGGCGCGATTCCATCTCTTGGGCGGCTATTATTGCCGGTTATGCTCAAAATGGTTATAGTGAAGAGGCTTTGCAACTCTTTGTAGAGATGAAAAGAGATGGGGAAAGGTTGACTAGGTCTTCCTTTACGTGTGCTTTGAGCACCTGTGCTGAAATTGCAGCTTTGGAGTTGGGGAAGCAGTTGCACGGACGTATGACAAAAGCAGGATACGAAACTGGGTGCTATGTGGGGAATGCACTACTTGTAATGTACTGTAAATGTGGAAGCATTGAGGAAGCATATGACGTTTTCCAAGGAATAGCTGAAAAGGATGTTGTCTCATGGAACACGATGATCTATGGCTATGCAAGGCATGGATTTGGCCTAAAGGCTCTTAAAGTTTTTGACTCAATGAAGGCGGTGGGTATCAAACCAGATGATGTGACAATG GTCGGCGTGTTGTCTGCTTGTAGTCATACTGGTCTGGTAGACAGGGGCACCGAATATTTTTATTCAATGAATCAGGATTATGGCATAACAGAAAATTCAAAACACTATACCTGTATGATTGACCTTTTAGGTAGAGCAGGGCGCCTCGAGGAAGCACAGAATTTGATGAGAGATATGTCTTTTGAACCGGATGCTGCAATGTGGGGAGCTCTGCTTGGTGCAAGCCGGATTCATggcaataccaaattaggtgaAAAGGCTGCTCGGATAATTTTCGAGATGGAGCCTGAAAATGCAGGAATGTATGTTCTTCTCTCGAATTTATACGCAGCTTCAGGCAGATGGGGCGATGTCGATAAGATGAGATTGAAGATGAGGGATAAAGGTGTCAGGAAAGTACCTGGATATAGCTGGGTTGAAGTCCAAAACAAGACTCATACATTTTCAGTTGGGGACACTATACACCCTGACAAGGACAAGATATATGCCTTCTTAGAAGAGTTAGATTTGAAAATGAAGCTGGAGGGGTATGTTTCGTCTACAAAGCTGGTTTTGCACGATgtggaagaggaagagaaagagcATATGCTGAAGTATCACAGCGAGAAATTAGCGGTGGCATTTGGGATTCTTTCGATTCCAGCTGGGAGGCCAGTCCGCGTGATAAAGAACTTGCGAGTTTGTGAAGACTGCCATAATGCCATCAAGTACATATCCAGGATTGTGGCAAGGACAATAATCCTAAGGGATTCTCACCGCTTCCACCACTTCACCGGGGGTAATTGTTCTTGCGGGGATTACTGGTGA
- the LOC126626338 gene encoding mitogen-activated protein kinase 9-like — protein MGSGATLVEGVRRWFQRRSSSSSSTSTSATIINTSNPNNNHNYTDNDKINKLGNDHNGAHISDLSAQPSDSHQREQKQGRENQHHLQFEVEEDFDISGLKVIRVPTRADFRAAHPMDSQKKGNLETEFFTEYGEGSRYQVQEVIGKGSYGVVGSAIDTHTGEKVAIKKINDVFEHVSDATRILREIKLLRLLRHPDIVEIKHIMLPPSRREFRDIYVVFELMESDLHQVIKANDDLTPEHYQFFLYQLLRGLKYTHTANVFHRDLKPKNILANADCKLKICDFGLARVSFNDAPSAIFWTDYVATRWYRAPELCGSFFSKYTPAIDIWSIGCIFAEILTGKPLFPGKNVVHQLDLMTDLLGTPSAESIARIRNEKARRYLSSMRKKQPVPFTHKFPGVDPLALCLLEQLLAFDPKDRLTAEEALADPYFHGLANVDREPSTQPISKLEFEFERRKLTKDDVRELIYREILEYHPQMLQEYLRGGDQTSFMYPSGVDRFKRQFAHFEENYGKGERGTPPLQRQHASLPRERVCGPRVENAGQDNDLERTAASVASTLESPPGSEQPDGTVNADGQNGPSKTVYTPVTSRSLLKSASISASKCIGVKQKDSEEEAIAEINDESVDGLTQKVQALRA, from the exons ATGGGGAGTGGAGCTACTCTGGTGGAGGGCGTCCGTCGCTGGTTTCAACGTCgctcgtcttcttcttcttccacttccaCTTCCGCAACTATTATTAATACTTCTAATCCAAATAATAATCATAACTACACCGACAACGATAAAATTAATAAACTGGGCAATGATCACAATGGTGCCCACATCTCCGATTTAAGCGCTCAACCGTCCGATTCTCATCAGCGGGAACAAAAACAAGGCCGGGAGAACCAGCACCATCTGCAGTTTGAGGTTGAGGAAGATTTTGACATTTCAGGATTGAAGGTCATCAGAGTTCCTACAAGGGCCGACTTCAGAGCTGCTCACCCCATGGATTCACAGAAGAag GGCAATCTAGAAACGGAATTCTTCACCGAGTATGGAGAGGGAAGTCGATACCAGGTTCAGGAAGTCATTGGGAAAGGAAGTTATGGCGTCGTGGGTTCTGCAATTGACACGCACACTGGAGAAAAGGTTGCaatcaagaaaattaatgaTGTCTTCGAGCATGTTTCGGATGCTACAAGGATCCTGAGAGAAATTAAGCTCCTTCGCTTGCTTCGTCATCCTGATATTGTTGAAATAAAGCACATCATGCTTCCTCCTTCACGACGAGAGTTCAGAgatatttatgttgtttttgagttgatggAATCTGACCTTCACCAAGTTATTAAGGCAAATGATGATCTTACTCCTGAACATTATCAATTTTTCTTGTACCAGCTTCTCCGTGGCCTAAAGTATACTCATACAG CGAATGTATTTCATCGAGATTTAAAGCCAAAAAACATTCTTGCTAATGCTGACTGCAAATTAAAGATATGTGACTTTGGCCTTGCTCGTGTATCTTTCAATGATGCCCCGTCCGCTATTTTTTGGACA GACTATGTTGCAACTAGATGGTACCGTGCTCCTGAGCTGTGTGGTTCATTTTTCTCAAAG TACACTCCTGCAATTGATATTTGGAGCATAGGATGCATATTTGCAGAAATACTCACTGGCAAACCGCTGTTTCCTGGTAAAAATGTGGTGCACCAATTGGATCTCATGACCGATTTGCTTGGCACGCCTTCTGCAGAATCTATTGCAAGG ATTCGGAATGAAAAAGCAAGAAGGTACCTGAGTAGCATGCGGAAAAAACAACCAGTTCCCTTCACACATAAGTTCCCTGGTGTTGATCCCTTGGCTCTTTGCCTACTGGAGCAGCTCCTTGCCTTTGATCCAAAGGATCGTCTCACAGCTGAAGAG GCATTAGCTGATCCTTACTTTCATGGTTTGGCAAATGTTGACCGTGAGCCGTCCACCCAACCCATTTCAAAACTTGAGTTTGAGTTTGAACGTAGGAAATTGACAAAAGATGATGTTAGAGAGTTAATCTATAGGGAG ATTTTAGAGTATCATCCACAGATGCTGCAGGAGTATCTCCGAGGTGGAGATCAGACCAGCTTTATGTATCCTAG TGGTGTTGATCGATTTAAGCGGCAGTTTGCACATTTCGAGGAGAACTATGGTAAAGGTGAAAGGGGTACCCCTCCACTGCAAAGGCAACATGCTTCCTTGCCCAG AGAGCGGGTTTGTGGACCCAGGGTTGAGAATGCTGGCCAAGACAATGATTTGGAAAGGACTGCTGCTTCTGTTGCCTCAACTCTTGAGAGTCCTCCAGGGTCGGAGCAACCTGATGGCACCGTAAATGCCGATGGACAGAATGGACCTAGCAAGACAGTCTACACACCAGTAACCAGTCGTAGCCTATTGAAGAGTGCCAGCATTAGTGCTTCCAAGTGTATAGGTGTAAAACAGAAAGATTCGGAG GAGGAAGCAATTGCGGAGATCAACGACGAGTCAGTTGATGGTTTGACCCAAAAGGTTCAAGCTCTTCGCGCCTGA